Proteins from a single region of Sporosarcina sp. P33:
- the uvrA gene encoding excinuclease ABC subunit UvrA translates to MKNKELIIQGARANNLRDITVKIPRDQLVVLTGLSGSGKSSLAFDTIYAEGQRRYVESLSAYARQFLGQMDKPDVDSIEGLSPAISIDQKTTSKNPRSTVGTVTEIYDYLRLLYARVGKPHCPYHGIEISTQTIQQMVDRVMELPERTRIQILAPIISERKGTHAKLFEDIKRQGYVRVRVNGETIDLDDNIDLDKNKKHTIEIVIDRIVMKEGVETRLSDSLESALRLADGNVLVDVIGEEELFFSEHHACPICGFSIGELEPRMFSFNSPFGACPECDGLGMKLEVDPDLVIPNSDLSLKEHAVAPWEPTSSQYYPELLKTVAKHYKIPMDVPVSELADSDLEKLLKGSSKEKIRFRYTNEFGNTRDSDIYFEGVLRNVERRYHETSSDYIREQMSKYMTERACPSCTGYRLKPESLSVLVDGQHIGKITERSIVETTKFFDQLKLSEKDAQIADMILKEIQERLGFLVNVGLDYLNLSRSAGTLSGGEAQRIRLATQIGSRLTGVLYILDEPSIGLHQRDNDRLIGTLQNMRDIGNTLIVVEHDEDTMMAADYLIDVGPGAGVAGGEIVAAGTPAKVMKNKKSLTGQYLSGKKFIPLPIERRPRDERSIVVKGASENNLKHIDAEFPLGQFIAVTGVSGSGKSTLVNDILHRTLAQKLNRSKQKPGKYDSISGVEHLEKVIDIDQSPIGRTPRSNPATYTGVFDDIRDVFAMTNEAKVRGYKKGRFSFNVKGGRCEACRGDGIIKIEMHFLPDVYVPCEVCHGKRYNRETLEVQYKGKNIADVLEMTVETAAVFFENIPKISRKLQTIVDVGLGYIKLGQPATTLSGGEAQRVKLASELHKRSTGKSFYILDEPTTGLHVHDIAKLLEVLQRLVDGGNTVLVIEHNLDVIKTVDHIIDIGPEGGDKGGEIIAVGTPEEVAEVPASYTGKYLRTILERDRHRMKEQIEKAGKSRK, encoded by the coding sequence ATGAAAAATAAAGAATTGATTATACAAGGAGCGAGAGCGAATAACCTGAGAGACATTACCGTCAAAATACCCCGGGACCAATTAGTTGTACTCACCGGTTTATCGGGGTCAGGGAAGTCTTCATTGGCTTTTGATACGATCTACGCGGAAGGACAGCGCCGCTACGTAGAGTCATTGTCTGCATATGCCCGCCAGTTCCTTGGACAGATGGATAAGCCGGATGTGGATTCCATTGAAGGACTGTCTCCGGCGATTTCCATCGACCAGAAAACTACCAGTAAAAATCCGCGTTCGACAGTAGGAACGGTGACGGAGATTTATGACTACTTGCGCCTGCTGTATGCAAGAGTGGGGAAACCGCATTGTCCGTATCACGGCATAGAAATCTCCACACAGACAATTCAGCAGATGGTGGACCGTGTGATGGAATTGCCGGAGCGTACGAGAATTCAAATTTTGGCGCCTATCATTTCCGAACGTAAAGGGACGCATGCGAAGCTGTTTGAAGATATTAAAAGACAGGGGTATGTGCGTGTGCGGGTCAATGGTGAAACGATTGACCTTGACGACAATATCGACCTGGATAAAAACAAGAAGCACACAATTGAAATTGTCATTGACCGGATCGTCATGAAAGAAGGCGTTGAGACACGGCTCAGTGACTCGCTTGAATCCGCTTTGCGGCTCGCTGACGGTAATGTTCTGGTGGACGTAATCGGGGAAGAGGAATTGTTTTTCAGTGAGCACCATGCATGTCCGATCTGCGGATTCTCCATTGGGGAACTGGAACCCCGCATGTTTTCATTCAACAGTCCGTTCGGAGCATGTCCAGAGTGTGACGGGCTCGGCATGAAACTTGAAGTCGATCCGGACCTGGTCATTCCGAACAGTGACCTGTCATTAAAGGAGCATGCAGTCGCCCCATGGGAACCGACAAGTTCTCAATATTATCCGGAACTGTTAAAGACCGTTGCGAAGCATTATAAAATTCCGATGGATGTGCCGGTCAGTGAACTCGCTGATTCGGATCTGGAGAAGTTATTAAAAGGTTCAAGCAAAGAGAAAATCCGGTTCCGCTACACCAATGAATTCGGCAATACACGTGACAGTGATATTTATTTTGAAGGAGTTTTACGCAACGTAGAGCGCCGTTATCATGAAACATCGTCTGATTATATCCGTGAGCAGATGAGCAAATATATGACCGAGCGGGCCTGTCCTTCCTGTACAGGATACCGTTTGAAGCCTGAGTCTCTTTCGGTGCTGGTTGACGGACAGCATATCGGTAAAATAACTGAACGCTCAATTGTCGAGACGACGAAGTTCTTTGACCAATTAAAGCTGTCTGAGAAAGACGCGCAAATTGCTGACATGATTCTGAAAGAAATTCAGGAACGGCTGGGCTTCCTGGTGAACGTCGGACTGGACTATTTGAACCTGTCCCGTTCTGCAGGCACATTGTCCGGCGGGGAAGCGCAGCGTATCCGTCTGGCCACACAAATCGGCTCTCGTTTGACAGGCGTTCTTTATATTTTGGATGAACCGTCAATCGGACTGCATCAGCGCGATAATGACCGGCTGATCGGAACCCTGCAAAACATGCGCGATATCGGCAATACACTGATTGTGGTGGAACATGATGAAGATACGATGATGGCGGCTGACTATTTAATTGACGTAGGCCCTGGTGCAGGCGTGGCGGGCGGTGAAATAGTTGCTGCAGGCACACCGGCCAAGGTGATGAAGAATAAGAAATCATTGACTGGACAATATTTAAGCGGCAAGAAATTCATTCCGCTTCCAATTGAACGCAGACCGCGAGATGAGCGTAGCATAGTAGTCAAAGGCGCTTCAGAAAACAACCTGAAACATATTGATGCGGAGTTCCCGCTCGGGCAGTTTATCGCTGTGACAGGTGTTTCGGGCTCGGGTAAAAGTACACTCGTCAATGATATCCTGCATAGGACATTGGCGCAGAAACTGAACCGTTCTAAACAGAAGCCCGGGAAATACGACAGCATCAGCGGGGTTGAGCATCTGGAAAAAGTAATCGATATTGACCAGTCACCGATCGGCCGGACTCCGCGGTCAAATCCCGCCACGTATACAGGCGTCTTTGATGATATCCGCGATGTCTTCGCGATGACCAATGAAGCAAAAGTCCGCGGCTATAAAAAAGGACGTTTCAGCTTTAACGTAAAAGGCGGCCGCTGTGAAGCATGCCGTGGGGATGGAATCATTAAAATCGAAATGCATTTCCTTCCTGACGTCTATGTGCCGTGCGAAGTATGTCACGGCAAACGTTATAACCGCGAAACACTTGAAGTGCAATATAAAGGAAAGAATATTGCGGACGTGCTGGAGATGACAGTTGAAACAGCGGCAGTGTTTTTCGAGAATATCCCGAAAATCAGCCGTAAACTGCAAACGATTGTCGATGTGGGTCTTGGCTATATAAAATTAGGCCAGCCTGCGACTACGCTGTCGGGGGGAGAAGCACAGCGGGTCAAGCTTGCTTCCGAGCTGCATAAACGATCGACGGGCAAGTCATTTTATATACTGGATGAGCCGACGACAGGGCTGCATGTTCATGACATCGCCAAGTTACTCGAAGTCCTTCAGCGCCTCGTTGATGGAGGAAATACCGTTCTCGTCATCGAACATAATTTGGATGTAATTAAAACGGTTGATCACATTATCGATATTGGACCTGAAGGCGGAGATAAGGGCGGAGAAATCATCGCAGTCGGCACACCGGAAGAAGTGGCAGAAGTACCAGCCTCTTATACAGGAAAGTATTTACGCACGATACTAGAGAGAGACCGGCACCGGATGAAAGAACAAATCGAAAAAGCGGGAAAAAGCAGAAAATGA
- a CDS encoding nucleoside recognition domain-containing protein — MTNRNNIALSSTMKDGLQVGLKTTWSLGKIIFPITLLVTILQFTPVLPWLVQLIEPLMQVFGLRGEAAVPIVLGNTLNLYAGIAGIISLELTVKEVFIIAMMISFAHNLFIETAVAIKVGVKLWLVLAVRLGLAALAGIIINLFWTGGSEIAQYGLTPQAQAVPEGFVQIFLLGLEKAAFGVLQLAMIVIPLMLFVQFVKDRNYLDRLSNSLAPFTKLIGVKPNASMTLVAGILIGLAYGAGVMIQAVREDGVSKRDITLAFIFLMACHAVIEDTLLFLPLGIPIWPLLIIRLVTAIALTLSVSVLWKRPHEKEEAVID, encoded by the coding sequence ATGACAAACAGAAATAATATTGCACTCTCCAGCACAATGAAAGACGGCCTGCAGGTGGGACTGAAGACGACATGGTCGCTTGGTAAAATTATTTTTCCTATCACCTTACTTGTAACCATATTGCAATTCACACCGGTCCTGCCCTGGCTGGTGCAGCTGATTGAGCCGCTCATGCAAGTTTTTGGTTTGCGCGGCGAAGCGGCAGTGCCGATTGTGCTTGGAAATACGCTGAACTTATACGCCGGAATTGCCGGCATCATTTCATTAGAATTAACAGTTAAAGAAGTATTCATTATTGCGATGATGATCAGCTTTGCGCATAATCTGTTCATCGAAACAGCCGTTGCGATTAAAGTAGGAGTCAAGTTATGGCTGGTGCTTGCCGTACGCCTCGGACTCGCTGCGCTGGCAGGCATCATCATCAATCTGTTTTGGACAGGCGGTTCTGAAATTGCACAATATGGACTGACACCTCAAGCGCAAGCTGTTCCGGAAGGGTTTGTCCAAATATTCCTGCTCGGTTTGGAAAAGGCGGCTTTTGGTGTGTTGCAGCTTGCGATGATTGTGATTCCGCTGATGCTGTTTGTGCAGTTTGTGAAAGACCGCAATTATTTGGATCGTTTATCAAATAGTTTGGCACCGTTTACAAAACTGATCGGTGTGAAGCCAAATGCGTCGATGACTTTGGTGGCGGGCATATTAATTGGGCTCGCATATGGGGCCGGCGTCATGATTCAGGCGGTTCGGGAAGACGGTGTGTCAAAGCGCGATATTACACTGGCTTTCATTTTCCTGATGGCATGCCACGCAGTTATTGAGGATACACTATTATTCCTGCCGCTCGGTATACCGATTTGGCCATTATTGATCATCCGGCTGGTGACTGCAATTGCGCTGACTTTGTCAGTGAGTGTGTTGTGGAAGCGGCCGCACGAGAAGGAGGAAGCTGTTATTGACTAA
- the hprK gene encoding HPr(Ser) kinase/phosphatase: protein MGELTVEDIMNRFGLELIAGHEGIHRQVHMSDISRPGLEMAGYFDYYPAERVQLIGRKEMSFLETLPAITRRKRLERLCSHDTPAFIIAHGEEGPKELSQLAEEKNIPVLRTDYKTTQFSGMLTNYLVGQLAPMTTVHGVLVDVYGVGVLITGGSGVGKSETALELIKKGHRLVADDSVEIRQVSDNVLIGTSPKLLKHMLEIRGVGIIDLMTLFGASAVKDDKRVLLAVDLEIWDEKKHYDRLGIDEEKVEILDSQITRLSVPVRPGRNIAVIIEVAAMDYRMKRLGFNAAEEFTKRLDQAIADNAELLMEKGRD, encoded by the coding sequence ATGGGTGAATTAACAGTAGAAGATATTATGAACCGTTTTGGTCTTGAATTGATTGCGGGGCATGAGGGTATTCACAGGCAAGTCCACATGAGCGATATTTCACGGCCGGGTCTTGAAATGGCCGGCTATTTTGATTACTACCCTGCAGAACGTGTGCAGTTGATCGGCCGCAAGGAAATGTCTTTCCTGGAAACATTGCCGGCCATTACGCGGAGAAAACGGCTGGAACGGCTTTGTTCGCATGATACACCTGCCTTCATTATCGCGCATGGTGAGGAAGGACCGAAGGAATTAAGCCAGCTGGCGGAAGAGAAAAACATTCCTGTTTTGCGTACGGATTATAAGACTACACAATTTTCCGGCATGCTGACAAACTATCTGGTCGGTCAGCTCGCACCGATGACGACAGTCCATGGCGTACTGGTGGATGTCTACGGTGTCGGTGTCCTGATTACGGGCGGCAGCGGAGTCGGTAAAAGTGAAACGGCGTTAGAACTTATTAAAAAAGGGCATAGACTGGTAGCGGATGATTCAGTTGAAATACGACAAGTGTCCGATAATGTGCTGATTGGAACGTCACCGAAGCTGCTGAAACATATGCTGGAAATTCGCGGTGTCGGCATTATTGATTTGATGACGCTGTTCGGAGCAAGTGCGGTGAAAGACGATAAGCGGGTATTGCTGGCGGTCGATTTAGAAATCTGGGACGAGAAAAAACATTATGACCGTCTCGGCATCGATGAAGAAAAGGTAGAAATACTGGATTCGCAAATTACACGTCTGTCAGTGCCGGTCAGACCGGGCCGGAACATTGCGGTCATCATCGAAGTGGCTGCCATGGATTATCGAATGAAACGTCTTGGGTTTAATGCGGCAGAGGAATTTACCAAGCGTTTGGATCAAGCGATCGCAGACAATGCAGAACTATTGATGGAAAAGGGGCGCGACTAA
- a CDS encoding DUF4097 family beta strand repeat-containing protein: MQNERTRILTLLEEGKITADEALRLLEAMSKQPDQEKPEESSSADDFFEDIRKEFMTAGDRFMQFMDTAVHRVKEFDFEAPFSKSVSFTHTEKKSAEDVEELIIHIDHGTVELHPSEDEEIMAKFSVKHFNNDSEAEALSHFLDKLLFVKDGNKLRIGSDLKMLQVNVQLYVPAGKMYDKLSVRLLNGGCSAEGVGFKDLRIKTANGKIECADTTFEEAELETANGMVRLLKVTGDKLEAETLNGRVYVDGEVNEVDAKSLNGNVTLTTTSLHARSLDAKSISGAVEIYFPSSLSVKGEITSNMGKLDLQLKDVSRVEEQEQFLHRTIRFSKNTEDQTKPPLHITGESKTGSVLVRYNSVDMS; this comes from the coding sequence ATGCAAAATGAACGCACACGAATACTTACGCTGCTCGAAGAAGGAAAAATTACAGCGGATGAAGCATTACGGCTGCTGGAAGCGATGAGCAAACAGCCAGATCAGGAAAAACCTGAAGAAAGTTCTTCAGCTGATGACTTTTTTGAAGATATCCGTAAAGAATTCATGACAGCAGGCGACCGTTTCATGCAATTCATGGATACAGCCGTACACCGTGTGAAAGAGTTCGATTTCGAAGCACCATTCAGCAAATCAGTCTCCTTTACACATACGGAAAAGAAATCTGCGGAAGACGTGGAAGAACTGATCATTCATATCGATCACGGAACTGTTGAACTGCATCCTTCAGAAGATGAGGAAATCATGGCGAAGTTCTCCGTAAAGCATTTCAATAATGATTCCGAAGCAGAGGCACTCAGCCATTTCCTTGATAAGTTATTGTTTGTTAAAGACGGCAATAAACTGCGTATCGGCAGTGACTTGAAAATGCTGCAGGTAAATGTTCAGTTATACGTGCCGGCCGGGAAAATGTACGATAAACTGTCCGTCCGTTTATTGAACGGCGGCTGTTCGGCTGAAGGAGTCGGTTTTAAGGATTTGCGCATTAAAACAGCCAATGGAAAAATTGAATGTGCTGACACAACATTTGAAGAAGCAGAACTCGAAACCGCTAACGGAATGGTCCGTTTATTGAAAGTGACCGGTGACAAACTGGAAGCTGAAACCTTGAACGGGCGCGTGTATGTCGATGGAGAAGTGAATGAAGTAGATGCCAAATCATTAAATGGCAATGTCACTCTTACTACTACCTCATTACACGCAAGAAGCCTGGATGCTAAGTCTATCAGTGGCGCAGTCGAAATATATTTCCCTTCTTCATTGAGCGTGAAAGGTGAAATTACATCCAATATGGGGAAGCTCGATCTGCAGCTGAAAGATGTATCCCGCGTAGAGGAACAGGAGCAGTTCCTGCACCGCACCATTCGCTTCAGCAAGAACACGGAAGATCAAACGAAACCGCCGCTGCATATTACAGGCGAGTCGAAAACAGGCTCCGTACTAGTCCGCTATAACTCTGTCGATATGTCATGA
- the lgt gene encoding prolipoprotein diacylglyceryl transferase: protein MNVSMLAINPVAVSIGSLEIRWYGILIALGIILGFMVVQREMLKRGMHPDFLTDMLIWAIPISIISARIYYVIFTWDFYREHPGQIIQIWNGGIAIHGALIGAVITAAIFCKKRGVSFWKVADITAPGLLIGQIIGRWGNFMNQEAHGGPVSEAFKENTIIPDWIMNQMTIEGVTYHPTFLYESLWNVVGLILILVIRRVLKMKRGEVFLFYVIWYSIGRFFIEGMRTDSLYVIGSLRAAQMVSVAGVVIGLAILLYRRYVMKVQENYDDKQK, encoded by the coding sequence GTGAATGTATCAATGTTAGCAATCAATCCTGTCGCGGTCAGTATCGGCAGCTTAGAAATTCGCTGGTACGGTATTCTGATTGCCCTTGGGATTATATTAGGTTTTATGGTGGTTCAGCGTGAAATGCTGAAGCGCGGGATGCACCCGGACTTTCTGACGGACATGCTCATTTGGGCCATTCCGATTTCCATCATCAGTGCAAGGATTTATTACGTCATTTTCACTTGGGATTTTTATCGGGAACATCCCGGACAGATCATTCAGATTTGGAACGGCGGAATCGCGATACACGGTGCGCTGATTGGGGCCGTAATTACTGCAGCGATATTCTGTAAAAAGCGGGGCGTCTCGTTTTGGAAAGTTGCGGACATTACAGCACCCGGTTTATTGATTGGTCAAATTATCGGACGCTGGGGCAATTTTATGAATCAGGAAGCACATGGCGGACCGGTTTCGGAAGCATTTAAAGAAAACACCATCATTCCGGATTGGATTATGAATCAAATGACGATTGAAGGCGTAACCTATCATCCTACATTTCTTTATGAGTCACTGTGGAATGTGGTTGGACTCATTCTCATACTGGTAATCCGCAGAGTGCTGAAAATGAAGCGCGGGGAAGTCTTTTTATTTTATGTTATATGGTATTCAATCGGACGATTCTTCATTGAAGGCATGCGAACAGACAGCCTGTATGTCATCGGCAGTCTGCGTGCGGCGCAAATGGTATCCGTCGCAGGTGTTGTGATAGGGCTTGCGATCTTGCTGTATCGGCGTTATGTAATGAAAGTACAAGAGAATTACGATGACAAACAGAAATAA
- a CDS encoding DapH/DapD/GlmU-related protein, producing the protein MRRTERHPSKGEANSLWHIYRTVSIGKVAKNFIVIQIARYTPFVSWKNVLYRLFLRMKVGKHTAFALMVVPDVMFPERITVGENSIIGFNTTILAHEYLIDEYRIGDVEIGNNVLIGANTTILPGIKIGDGAIVSAASLVNRDIPAGAFAGGNPVKIIYTAEEMAERELRKANE; encoded by the coding sequence ATGAGACGCACTGAACGGCATCCTTCCAAAGGGGAGGCGAATTCCCTTTGGCATATTTACCGTACTGTCTCGATAGGTAAAGTAGCGAAGAATTTTATCGTAATCCAGATTGCCCGGTATACACCATTCGTTTCGTGGAAAAATGTTCTCTACCGGCTGTTTTTGCGCATGAAAGTCGGCAAGCATACAGCATTTGCGCTGATGGTCGTGCCGGATGTCATGTTTCCTGAACGGATTACTGTCGGAGAAAACTCCATTATCGGCTTTAATACGACGATTTTGGCGCATGAATACCTAATTGATGAATACCGGATCGGTGATGTGGAAATTGGCAATAATGTATTGATCGGGGCCAATACGACGATCCTTCCCGGTATCAAAATTGGCGACGGTGCGATTGTCTCTGCGGCTTCACTCGTTAACCGGGATATTCCAGCGGGGGCATTTGCCGGAGGAAATCCTGTGAAAATTATTTATACAGCCGAAGAAATGGCAGAACGTGAATTGCGAAAAGCAAATGAATGA
- the ppaX gene encoding pyrophosphatase PpaX, producing MTNQPITTLLFDFDGTLADTNELILSSFQHVLDHHFPGRFQREDMLPFIGPTLYDTFSSIAPDKTDQLIDEYRKWNIANHDAYITEFEGVTDTLRKLYDLGLKMAVVSTKKRDMVERGIGLLGIAPYFETVIGLDDITNPKPDPEPILLALERLGSTPEESLMIGDNFHDILGGQNAGVRTAAVAWALKGESYLQTFKPDYMLRYMSDLLKLTAGIKL from the coding sequence TTGACTAATCAACCGATTACCACATTATTATTTGATTTCGATGGAACGCTGGCAGATACAAATGAATTAATCCTTTCTTCTTTCCAGCATGTGCTGGATCATCATTTTCCAGGACGTTTTCAGCGGGAAGACATGCTGCCGTTCATCGGACCTACATTGTATGATACCTTTTCATCGATCGCTCCGGACAAAACGGATCAATTAATCGATGAATATCGAAAATGGAATATAGCTAATCACGATGCATATATTACGGAATTTGAAGGTGTTACAGATACGCTTCGCAAATTATACGATCTTGGTCTGAAGATGGCCGTTGTTTCTACTAAAAAGCGCGACATGGTGGAAAGAGGTATCGGTCTGCTTGGAATTGCGCCGTACTTTGAAACGGTGATCGGCCTGGATGATATTACGAATCCGAAGCCGGATCCAGAGCCGATCTTATTGGCACTGGAACGCCTTGGAAGTACGCCGGAGGAATCGCTGATGATCGGGGATAATTTTCATGATATATTGGGCGGGCAAAATGCGGGCGTACGGACTGCGGCGGTCGCATGGGCGTTAAAAGGAGAAAGTTATTTGCAGACATTTAAGCCTGACTATATGCTGCGCTATATGTCTGACTTATTGAAGCTGACTGCAGGAATTAAGCTATGA
- a CDS encoding N-acetylmuramoyl-L-alanine amidase produces the protein MTLIILDAGHGPDTPGKRTPDGKMREFHFNSAVAALTGDFLTKEGVTVRFAHESSRDVPLSERTALANRLQADAFVSIHANAFGSGWSTAQGIETFIYPQASTSSAALASSVQKALISACRRPDRGVKKADFAVLRDTTMPAILAECGFMSHQTEAALLQNKTYQLQCARAIAFGILCWDYGR, from the coding sequence TTGACACTAATCATTCTTGATGCAGGCCATGGCCCCGATACACCCGGCAAACGGACACCCGACGGAAAGATGCGGGAATTTCATTTCAATTCAGCAGTAGCTGCCCTCACAGGAGATTTTTTAACAAAGGAAGGTGTTACGGTTCGTTTTGCACATGAATCCTCCCGCGATGTGCCGCTAAGCGAACGGACTGCACTGGCCAACCGGCTGCAGGCCGATGCCTTCGTCTCGATCCACGCCAATGCTTTCGGCAGCGGCTGGAGCACAGCACAAGGAATTGAGACATTCATTTATCCGCAGGCAAGCACAAGTTCCGCCGCACTGGCATCATCTGTGCAAAAAGCACTGATCTCCGCCTGCCGAAGACCGGACCGCGGCGTAAAGAAAGCCGACTTTGCTGTACTGCGAGATACGACTATGCCCGCTATTCTCGCTGAATGCGGCTTCATGTCTCACCAGACAGAAGCCGCCCTGCTGCAAAACAAAACCTATCAGCTGCAATGTGCGAGAGCGATTGCATTCGGAATTTTGTGCTGGGATTATGGCAGGTGA
- the uvrB gene encoding excinuclease ABC subunit UvrB: protein MNETFQLQAPYTPQGDQPKAIASLVSGIKEGKKHQTLLGATGTGKTFTVSNVLTEINKPTLVIAHNKTLAGQLYSEFKEFFPDNAVEYFVSFYDFYQPEAYVPQTDTFIEKDSSINDEIDKLRHSATSALFERNDVLIVASVSCIYGLGSPEEYNEMVFSLRKGMEIPRNELLRTLVDIQYERNDINFTRGTFRVRGDVVEVFPVSRDERCIRLEFFGDEIERIREVDALTGEVIGDRDHVAIFPGSHFVTREEKLLKAIENIEIELEEQLKYLRDNDKLLEAQRLEQRTRYDLEMMREMGFCSGIENYSRHLTLREAGATPYTLLDYFPDDFLIVVDESHVSLPQIRGMYNGDQARKKVLVEHGFRLPSALDNRPLMFEEFEDHIKQAMYISATPGPYEIEHTDEMVEQIIRPTGLLDPIIEVRPIEGQIDDLLDEIQLRIERNERVLITTLTKKMSEDLSDYLKDIGIKVQYLHSDVKTLERTEIIRELRIGTYDVLIGINLLREGIDIPEVSLVAILDADKEGFLRSERALIQTIGRAARNSEGRVIMYADKMTDSMQKAIGETERRREIQLAYNEEHGITPTTIIKPIREAIRATQVAEETESYLQRVTEGKKLSKDEKGLLLVKLEKEMKEAAKALDFERAAELRDTVIELKAER from the coding sequence TTGAACGAAACATTTCAATTGCAGGCACCATATACGCCGCAGGGAGATCAGCCGAAAGCGATCGCAAGCCTTGTCAGCGGAATAAAAGAAGGAAAAAAGCATCAAACCTTGCTCGGTGCGACGGGAACTGGAAAGACATTTACCGTTTCCAATGTACTGACGGAAATTAACAAACCAACACTGGTCATTGCTCACAATAAAACGCTGGCCGGTCAATTATATAGTGAATTCAAGGAGTTTTTCCCCGATAATGCGGTGGAATACTTTGTCAGCTTCTACGACTTTTATCAGCCAGAAGCATATGTGCCGCAGACGGATACATTCATTGAAAAGGATTCTTCCATCAATGATGAAATCGATAAACTGCGCCACTCAGCAACCAGTGCGTTATTTGAACGCAATGATGTACTGATAGTCGCATCGGTATCATGTATTTACGGTCTAGGTTCGCCGGAAGAATATAACGAAATGGTTTTTTCGCTGCGCAAAGGCATGGAGATCCCGCGCAATGAATTGCTGCGGACACTGGTAGATATCCAATACGAGCGCAACGACATCAATTTCACACGCGGTACTTTCCGCGTAAGAGGAGATGTAGTCGAAGTATTTCCGGTATCACGGGATGAGCGCTGTATCCGCCTGGAGTTTTTCGGGGATGAAATCGAGCGTATCCGGGAAGTTGACGCCTTAACAGGTGAAGTGATTGGAGACCGTGATCATGTGGCGATTTTCCCGGGATCCCACTTCGTTACGCGTGAAGAGAAATTATTGAAGGCTATAGAAAATATAGAAATTGAATTAGAAGAACAGCTTAAATATTTGCGTGACAACGATAAGCTGCTGGAAGCGCAGCGTCTGGAGCAGCGGACGCGCTATGATCTGGAGATGATGCGGGAGATGGGTTTCTGTTCCGGCATCGAGAACTATTCCAGACATTTAACATTGCGTGAAGCGGGCGCAACGCCATACACACTGCTGGATTATTTTCCGGATGACTTCCTGATCGTAGTCGATGAAAGTCACGTTTCGTTGCCGCAAATCCGCGGTATGTACAACGGCGACCAGGCACGTAAAAAAGTGCTGGTGGAGCACGGTTTCCGTCTGCCATCCGCTCTTGATAACCGGCCGCTGATGTTTGAAGAGTTTGAAGACCATATCAAACAGGCGATGTATATTTCCGCTACGCCGGGCCCTTATGAAATCGAGCATACAGATGAAATGGTCGAGCAGATTATACGTCCGACAGGTTTGCTGGATCCGATTATTGAGGTGCGGCCGATCGAAGGACAAATCGATGATCTGCTGGATGAAATTCAGTTGCGCATCGAGCGCAATGAACGGGTGCTGATCACGACGCTGACCAAGAAAATGTCAGAGGATCTGTCGGACTACTTAAAAGACATCGGCATCAAAGTGCAGTATCTTCATTCTGACGTCAAGACGCTTGAGCGGACAGAAATTATCCGGGAACTGCGCATCGGGACGTATGATGTCCTGATTGGAATCAACTTATTGCGTGAAGGAATCGATATACCGGAAGTATCATTGGTGGCAATTTTGGATGCGGACAAAGAAGGGTTCTTACGTTCAGAGCGCGCTCTGATTCAGACGATTGGCCGGGCAGCGCGTAACTCGGAAGGACGCGTCATTATGTACGCAGATAAAATGACCGATTCCATGCAAAAGGCGATAGGAGAAACAGAACGCCGCCGGGAAATCCAGCTTGCCTATAACGAAGAACATGGCATCACACCAACGACCATTATCAAACCAATCCGCGAAGCGATTCGTGCGACGCAAGTGGCGGAAGAAACGGAATCCTATTTGCAGCGCGTGACAGAAGGCAAGAAGCTGTCAAAAGACGAAAAGGGCTTATTGCTGGTGAAATTAGAAAAAGAAATGAAAGAAGCAGCGAAAGCTTTGGACTTCGAAAGAGCTGCAGAGTTACGCGATACCGTAATAGAACTGAAGGCAGAAAGGTAG
- a CDS encoding IDEAL domain-containing protein has protein sequence MNNNNSYAEFLKAVGNNSTSLQAEKLLNEIYWDLFLQHIHWEQTQTRIMELIDDALDRNDEEAFNLYTQQLIEFTKEQSYELKSK, from the coding sequence ATGAATAATAACAACTCATATGCTGAATTTTTGAAAGCGGTAGGTAATAACAGCACTTCTCTCCAAGCGGAAAAGCTGCTGAATGAAATCTATTGGGATCTGTTTCTGCAACATATTCACTGGGAACAAACGCAAACGAGAATCATGGAATTGATCGACGATGCGTTGGATCGAAACGATGAAGAAGCATTCAACCTGTATACACAGCAACTGATTGAATTTACAAAAGAACAAAGTTATGAACTGAAATCAAAATAA